One region of Oryza sativa Japonica Group chromosome 5, ASM3414082v1 genomic DNA includes:
- the LOC4337676 gene encoding isovaleryl-CoA dehydrogenase, mitochondrial isoform X1, which yields MAAAQRWLPGILRRGDGLARRLYSSASSLLFDDTQEQFKESVHKFAQETIAPHAAAIDASNHFPKDVNLWKLMGDFNLHGLTAPEEYGGMGLGYMYHCIAMEEISRASGSVGLSYGAHSNLCINQLVRHGSPAQKLKYLPKVLPQIINFGEHVGALAMSEPNSGSDVVSMKCKAEKVDGGYVINGNKMWCTNGPSAQTLVVYAKTDIAAGSKGITAFIIEKGMPGFSTAQKLDKLGMRGSDTCELVFENCFVPHENVLGEEGKGVYVMMSGLDLERLVLAAGPIGLMQACLDVAVPYVRQREQFGRPIGEFQFIQGKLADMYTSLQSSRSFVYSVARDCDNGKVDRKDCAGVILFAAERATQVALQAIQCLGGNGYINEYPTGRLLRDAKLFEIGAGTSEIRRMIIGRELFKEE from the exons atggccgcggcgCAGCGCTGGCTCCCTGGGATCCTCCGCCGAGGGGACGGGCTCGCGCGGCGCCTctactcctccgcctcctccctcctcttcgaCGACACCCAGGAGCAG TTCAAGGAGAGCGTGCACAAGTTCGCGCAGGAGACCATcgccccgcacgccgccgccatcgacgccTCCAACCATTTCCCCAAGGACGTCAACCTCTGGAAGCTCATGGGCGATTTCAATCTCCACGGCCTCACCGCCCCAG AGGAGTATGGTGGGATGGGGCTCGGCTACATGTACCACTGCATTGCCATGGAGGAGATCAGCAGGGCGTCCGGCTCGGTCGGCCTGTCTTACGGCGCTCACTCCAACCTCTGCATTAACCAGCTG GTCCGGCATGGCAGCCCTGCCCAAAAGCTCAAGTACTTACCAAAGGTGCTTCCCCAAATCATCAACTT TGGGGAGCATGTGGGGGCATTGGCGATGAGCGAACCCAACT CTGGTTCTGATGTTGTCAGTATGAAGTGCAAAGCTGAGAAAGTAGATGGTGGTTATGTCATTAACGGGAATAAGATGTGGTGCACCAACGGGCCATCTGCTCAGACACTG GTTGTGTATGCAAAAACAGATATAGCTGCTGGATCAAAAGGAATAACCGCGTTCATAATTGAGAAGGGGATGCCCGG GTTCAGTACTGCACAGAAGTTGGACAAGCTTGGCATGAGAGGAAGTGACAC ATGTGAGCTTGTGTTCGAGAATTGTTTTGTGCCCCATGAAAACGTTCTCGGGGAAGAAGGGAAAG GTGTTTATGTCATGATGTCAGGGCTTGATCTAGAAAGACTTGTGTTAGCTGCAGGTCCTATCGGCCTCATGCAAGCATGCCTTGATGTAGCTGTTCCTTATGTTCGCCAAAGAGAGCAATTTGGCCGTCCAATTGGTGAATTTCAGTTCATACAG GGGAAATTGGCAGATATGTACACCTCCTTGCAGTCATCAAG GTCATTTGTTTACTCGGTTGCTAGGGACTGTGACAATGGTAAAGTTGACCGCAAG GATTGTGCTGGTGTGATTCTCTTTGCTGCTGAAAGGGCAACCCAGGTTGCACTTCAG GCAATACAGTGTCTTGGTGGCAACGGATACATAAATGAGTACCCAACTGGCCGATTGCTGAGAGATGCAAAACTGTTTGAGATTGGAGCCGGTACTAGTGAGATAAGAAGAATGATAATTGGCCGCGAGCTCTTCAAAGAGGAGTGA
- the LOC4337676 gene encoding isovaleryl-CoA dehydrogenase, mitochondrial has product MAAAQRWLPGILRRGDGLARRLYSSASSLLFDDTQEQFKESVHKFAQETIAPHAAAIDASNHFPKDVNLWKLMGDFNLHGLTAPEEYGGMGLGYMYHCIAMEEISRASGSVGLSYGAHSNLCINQLVRHGSPAQKLKYLPKLISGEHVGALAMSEPNSGSDVVSMKCKAEKVDGGYVINGNKMWCTNGPSAQTLVVYAKTDIAAGSKGITAFIIEKGMPGFSTAQKLDKLGMRGSDTCELVFENCFVPHENVLGEEGKGVYVMMSGLDLERLVLAAGPIGLMQACLDVAVPYVRQREQFGRPIGEFQFIQGKLADMYTSLQSSRSFVYSVARDCDNGKVDRKDCAGVILFAAERATQVALQAIQCLGGNGYINEYPTGRLLRDAKLFEIGAGTSEIRRMIIGRELFKEE; this is encoded by the exons atggccgcggcgCAGCGCTGGCTCCCTGGGATCCTCCGCCGAGGGGACGGGCTCGCGCGGCGCCTctactcctccgcctcctccctcctcttcgaCGACACCCAGGAGCAG TTCAAGGAGAGCGTGCACAAGTTCGCGCAGGAGACCATcgccccgcacgccgccgccatcgacgccTCCAACCATTTCCCCAAGGACGTCAACCTCTGGAAGCTCATGGGCGATTTCAATCTCCACGGCCTCACCGCCCCAG AGGAGTATGGTGGGATGGGGCTCGGCTACATGTACCACTGCATTGCCATGGAGGAGATCAGCAGGGCGTCCGGCTCGGTCGGCCTGTCTTACGGCGCTCACTCCAACCTCTGCATTAACCAGCTG GTCCGGCATGGCAGCCCTGCCCAAAAGCTCAAGTACTTACCAAAG CTAATCAGTGGGGAGCATGTGGGGGCATTGGCGATGAGCGAACCCAACT CTGGTTCTGATGTTGTCAGTATGAAGTGCAAAGCTGAGAAAGTAGATGGTGGTTATGTCATTAACGGGAATAAGATGTGGTGCACCAACGGGCCATCTGCTCAGACACTG GTTGTGTATGCAAAAACAGATATAGCTGCTGGATCAAAAGGAATAACCGCGTTCATAATTGAGAAGGGGATGCCCGG GTTCAGTACTGCACAGAAGTTGGACAAGCTTGGCATGAGAGGAAGTGACAC ATGTGAGCTTGTGTTCGAGAATTGTTTTGTGCCCCATGAAAACGTTCTCGGGGAAGAAGGGAAAG GTGTTTATGTCATGATGTCAGGGCTTGATCTAGAAAGACTTGTGTTAGCTGCAGGTCCTATCGGCCTCATGCAAGCATGCCTTGATGTAGCTGTTCCTTATGTTCGCCAAAGAGAGCAATTTGGCCGTCCAATTGGTGAATTTCAGTTCATACAG GGGAAATTGGCAGATATGTACACCTCCTTGCAGTCATCAAG GTCATTTGTTTACTCGGTTGCTAGGGACTGTGACAATGGTAAAGTTGACCGCAAG GATTGTGCTGGTGTGATTCTCTTTGCTGCTGAAAGGGCAACCCAGGTTGCACTTCAG GCAATACAGTGTCTTGGTGGCAACGGATACATAAATGAGTACCCAACTGGCCGATTGCTGAGAGATGCAAAACTGTTTGAGATTGGAGCCGGTACTAGTGAGATAAGAAGAATGATAATTGGCCGCGAGCTCTTCAAAGAGGAGTGA
- the LOC4337675 gene encoding probable serine/threonine-protein kinase PBL26 has translation MSCFSCFKPEKKMKSKGMEAREVTVVKKHGASLKNSESEKLPCVSSDHKQSSEAAANTEPHNGSPVTARTGKKFTFRELATATNNFRSDRLLGEGGFGRVYKGQLENGQLVAVKRLDLSGFQGNKEFLVEVMMLSLLNHPNLVSLVGYCSDGDQRLLVYEYMAHGSLADHLLENTPDQVPLSWHIRMKIAHGTAKGLEYLHEKANPPVIYRDLKSPNILLDNEYNPKLSDFGLAKLGPVGGKAHISTRVMGTYGYCAPEYIKTRQLTTKTDVYSFGVFLLELITGRRAVDSSRPECDQILVKWAKPMLKNPSRHHELVDPLLRGDYPRGDLNQAVAVAAMCLQEEASVRPYMSDTVVALGFLAEVPSGYKEKINTVPQNKQDKDPSFTGSTKQDQRSFDRQRAVTEAIEWGATRQKQKAQIQEKTSHLQGIVAPTETNRL, from the exons ATGAGCTGCTTTTCATGCTTCAAGCCTGAAAAGAAGATGAAGTCAAAGGGGATGGAGGCAAGGGAGGTCACAGTTGTGAAGAAACATGGAGCATCCCTTAAGAATTCTG AATCGGAAAAGTTGCCATGTGTCTCCTCAGACCACAAGCAATCATCTGAAGCAGCAGCAAATACTGAACCACACAATGGAAGCCCAGTTACTGCCAGAACTGGAAAAAAATTCACGTTCCGTGAGCTAGCGACAGCCACCAATAACTTCCGTTCTGACCGTCTTCTGGGAGAGGGGGGCTTTGGCAGGGTCTACAAGGGACAGCTTGAAAATGGCCAG CTTGTAGCTGTCAAACGACTGGATCTTAGTGGATTTCAAGGTAACAAAGAGTTCCTAGTTGAGGTGATGATGCTCAGCCTCTTAAACCATCCAAACCTGGTCAGTTTGGTTGGCTATTGCTCAGACGGAGATCAAAGATTACTGGTGTATGAGTACATGGCCCATGGCTCACTTGCAGACCACTTGCTAG AAAACACCCCAGATCAAGTACCACTAAGTTGGCATATCAGGATGAAGATAGCCCATGGAACTGCTAAAGGGCTTGAATACCTCCATGAGAAGGCTAATCCACCTGTCATCTATCGGGATCTCAAATCACCCAACATCCTTCTTGACAACGAATACAACCCTAAGCTGTCAGACTTTGGGCTTGCAAAGCTAGGCCCTGTTGGGGGGAAGGCACATATCTCAACTCGGGTGATGGGCACATATGGATACTGTGCTCCAGAATACATAAAGACACGCCAGCTAACTACCAAGACTGATGTCTACAGTTTTGGGGTTTTTCTACTTGAGTTGATCACAGGAAGAAGAGCTGTAGATTCATCCAGACCAGAATGTGATCAAATCCTCGTTAAATGG GCCAAACCCATGCTCAAAAATCCAAGTAGGCACCATGAGCTGGTGGACCCACTTCTTAGAGGTGACTACCCAAGGGGAGATTTGAACCAGGCTGTGGCCGTGGCAGCAATGTGCCTACAAGAGGAAGCCTCAGTTCGGCCATACATGAGTGACACTGTTGTCGCATTGGGATTCCTCGCAGAAGTACCCTCAGGCTATAAAGAGAAGATTAACACTGTGCCCCAAAACAAACAGGATAAAGATCCCTCATTTACTGGTAGCACTAAGCAAGATCAAAGATCATTCGATCGTCAACGAGCAGTTACTGAGGCCATTGAATGGGGAGCCACGAGGCAAAAACAGAAAGCTCAAATCCAAGAGAAAACAAGTCACTTGCAGGGCATTGTCGCCCCCACTGAAACCAACAGGTTGTAA
- the LOC4337677 gene encoding uncharacterized LOC4337677 has product MSLHRFVNLLMENGEKGVYSLRRLNLSRHPLFYSSTEVSAVQDLPALGEEGYVYYPFKGYGESSKQAFEVESIRLPSPTVSLLPTPSSTDKMCKFDCFSVSESKIICTDQAARTFLYDLDEHCVTSMPSLHAPKYSPFSVSVAIQGEKGEGESSSSSSRRLYVMEEVLLPERGTGSSYQFEAFDYRKPGPEYLVKAWHCDPLPPPPFVRDPRYVPSPVSSYAVVGNFICISTKGIGTYCFDTVSCSWSHAGDWMLPFCGKGEYVPELKLWFGVSAKNNYAPCASDLSPVVRAEPPKPGCIWEDLNLPEDWRPCRMSDLVNLGSGRFCIIRFFQPSGNRDYMKDQIDQTIAVFSGVEVLPDDNKAAGNGKGKGKQNAKGLRMIKHKSRKCTFIEQINNVESVL; this is encoded by the coding sequence ATGAGCCTCCATCGATTTGTGAATCTACTAATGGAGAACGGTGAGAAGGGTGTCTACTCACTGCGTCGTCTCAACCTGTCTCGACACCCATTGTTCTACTCATCAACAGAGGTGTCAGCTGTCCAAGATCTGCCAGCGCTAGGAGAAGAAGGATATGTATATTACCCGTTCAAGGGTTATGGCGAGAGTAGCAAACAGGCTTTTGAGGTGGAGAGCATTCGGCTTCCATCACCAACTGTCAGCTTGCTACCGACTCCATCCTCAACTGATAAAATGTGCAAGTTTGATTGTTTCTCTGTCTCGGAGAGCAAGATCATATGCACAGACCAGGCTGCACGCACCTTCCTCTATGACCTTGATGAGCATTGCGTCACAAGCATGCCCAGCCTCCATGCTCCGAAGTATTCCCCCTTCTCAGTCTCGGTTGCAATCCAAGGCGAAAAAGGAGAAGgggaaagcagcagcagcagcagccgccgcctctaTGTCATGGAGGAAGTCCTCTTGCCAGAGAGGGGCACGGGGAGTAGCTACCAGTTCGAGGCCTTTGACTATCGCAAGCCAGGACCAGAATATTTGGTTAAGGCTTGGCACTGTGAtccactgccgccaccgcctttTGTCCGTGACCCTCGCTACGTTCCCTCTCCAGTGAGTTCCTATGCAGTGGTGGGAAATTTCATCTGCATATCCACTAAGGGGATTGGGACGTACTGCTTTGACACGGTGAGCTGCAGCTGGAGTCATGCCGGTGACTGGATGCTGCCATTCTGCGGCAAGGGTGAGTATGTCCCTGAGCTCAAGCTTTGGTTTGGTGTGTCCGCCAAGAACAACTATGCCCCATGTGCTTCCGATCTCTCACCTGTTGTCAGAGCTGAGCCACCAAAACCTGGCTGCATTTGGGAGGATCTCAACCTTCCTGAGGATTGGCGTCCGTGCAGGATGTCTGACCTCGTCAATCTTGGCTCAGGAAGGTTTTGCATCATTAGGTTCTTCCAACCATCGGGTAACAGGGACTACATGAAAGACCAAATTGATCAGACCATTGCTGTCTTTAGTGGTGTGGAAGTGCTGCCTGATGACAACAAGGCTGCGGGCAATGGCAAAGGGAAAGGCAAACAGAATGCCAAGGGGCTCCGTATGATCAAACACAAGTCCAGAAAATGCACATTCATCGAACAAATCAACAACGTCGAGTCGGTGCTCTAA